The nucleotide window GCTaatcatgtgaaacttttttcacaagcaaccattgtcgtattgagtaaatttgaagttgtttttaattttggaaaaatttgaagttgtttttaattttggtggaaatcttttttatcccctacttagcgccggtgaaatctacctccgccttccggcgtgccgaaagggtaTTTTTGTTAAGGGTAAGTAACCCCATTAATTTTACACCTACTACTTCCAGGACACATCACTTGAGTTTTATTATACTActtagtataaatattaattcgaCAATAGATCTTTTCCCTCGGTTAGGAGCATACATATCAGATAAAGGATATATTGACTTCGATAATTATACTCAAGACACAATTACTTCAAGAGTTAGTTTAGAATCCGTTAAATGTTCTATTGTGGAATGCAAACGGAATAAGTTTATCAGTACTTATTCTGACTAAAATACATCTTGAATGCGATTTAGGATTTAAAAGTTGAGGCAAATCAATATTTGCCTTCTCTTTAAAATTCACCTAAAATTTGACTCAAGAATTTTTATGAAGTGTTTACGTAGTGCCATAAGGAGACCATCCCGCAGAAAATCGTTTGGGTTTTTCCAGTATAACAGTCCGATCAATGACTTAACATTCCTAATAATCCTACTGCTTACGTTCATTTGAcattctttttctaaatattctaatGTAGCGGCTATGTAATGAATTCTCGGTTCACAAAACCAAAGTGATCTACAAAAAATTCTTTCCTTCGTTAGGCATCCGTTTCGGTTGACAATTTTAATGCAAAGCGTGTACTGAAGTTCTCAGATCACAAATccacgtgaaaaaaaaattactgtagtatCTCATAGAGATCTATAGAATACTTCACGAATGCAAATTTATTATCGACCTGAATAATGACATTTCCAGATCGACTagaatcctttctttttttttttatttcattacgtcATCAGATTACTCCTCCATCCTTTTAGCAATAATTGCACGTTCGATACCAATTCCACAACTTTCTCTAActatagagaaaaattaatataaagaacttTTCTTGTTATTTGGAAGAAAACGTATCTCTTCGTCTTCCATCAAAAACATCATCTGAAATTGAAATTCTTTtgagaaaatagaaaatgaaatccAAAATGCTCCAGACCTATCCTGAACTCCAGCACTCCATAGAAGAATTTTTCGAGCTGTAGTCTAgtacgtattttgttttttttaataaacgatgaAGAAAAAACACTGAGAAGAATCTGACAAAGATCCTGGCTCCCGGCCCAGTAGAACCACTTACAAAACTGcagtaaatagattattaaatagaGAGCTTAAGAATATTAACCCTGTTATACctcataataactaaaaattgtaTCTACTGATCACGGAACACCTTGGGAATCGACTAAATGTTTATTGAATCATCTCGGGTACTGTTCTTCATTTTGTACACCAGACTTTGGTAAACAAAGATGAAGAACAGCTTTTCTAATCTGAAAGTATTTCTCGGATAAGTTATGTAATGTAAGATAAAGAAATTGAAGATTTCTTTCCTTCACTTGCCTTTACTTTTGATGCTTAAATAGATCAAGATTATTGAATCCAGCAGATTATATAAGACCGTAATAAAACATTCTTTCTAAAATTTGATGccgtttgaaattttaaagaaaacatcaacctgtgaatatatatatatatatatatatatatatatatatatatatatattcattactcAAATGTTTTAAACTTTCTACAAATATGCCTCTATCCTACCCATTACAAACTTTGTGAGGTATTTCTCTTTCCAAAACCGGAGACAAATTTTGTTTTGACGTATAGACATATAATTCTCTCATAATAATCTCGCAATTTTTCTTAATGACATAATGCTATAATGACATAAATCATACAGTCAAAATTATACCAGAAAAACGGATTAGCGGTTTGGTTTGCGAAGGTAGCACTCCCAAACAATTAATCACCAACAATGATAAGAAGTCTTCATTCGTTCATcactcggtttttttttttttttaatctccaggatcaccgttaggtattccttcagaggatgagatgaatgatttgtagcgtctgtgaaaatgccatgtctgaccgggattcgaatccgcgatctccggataaaaggccgataagctaccactcgcgccacggaggccggccattCACTCGGTTTGAATGAAAGGAAATTCACTCAGCTATTCTTTCATACAACATCGGTTTGACAACACTTTGACATAACGTTTACTGTTCAATATCTcgtcttatattattttaatcttttctcgAAAACGAATTCTTTTTAGTGTTTCGTAACACCGATTATTCTGATATAAAGAGTACTGAAGCAGAAGTTTCGTGACGGCATTCTCATACATTCAGTattcaattttcaattcaaaCTTATACTGTAATAGCTAATAATCTACTGTGGCtcattgaaatagaaaaaaatcacttgtACTGTGAAGAAAAATGGCTTGAAGACTGGATGAATatgatgattaataaaaatattctgcacTTTCACCCTTCATAGAGATGACACTGTTAATATTGTTGAATACTATAGCTATTCCCCAACACCCTACTATCTTCATAGCTCGGGCCTAATCTGAAAAAAcgaattatctgaaaaaatgtcATCTTGAATTTTCGCATAAAGTAGGTTTTTATAGGTTTACTCATTACAAGTCACCCGCTCATTTAAAACAGattgtattcatatatataaacaaatctcTTCCTAAAGCGATTTTAATGTATGACAATCAGATTCTGGATTCTTCcacaaaaaaagtgatttaagtCATCCAAATCTACcggtcaaatttttttcatattctcaatttttttttttctcatttttcatatTACCAATTCTCCTcattacattttgatttaaaagttCATTTCACTGAAAATGCTATAAAAGAATTATTCTCAGAATTTTACCCTAAATTATCTATTTCCAGAAATCAACCGTAGAATCAAGCAAATTCATCTAATTTTATCAGAAAGTTGAGAGAATCAGAAGCTTTAATATCTTTTCGATTATGAGTTACATAATTTCTAAACccctcttaaaaaataataaatgtttcaatatgatgtaattttttctactgtgtaattttctactaattttaaaaagattatctttaatttcaaaatttttccttaaatgatATTAGTGAGAcctgattttaatttcatgtcTATTCATAATTCTGTTTAATGTTTAGTCGTTTTGTTTGTTACATCGCCATACTGACGTGCTCTCCAATAGAATAATAGATCGATAATAAAGGTAAAATCAGACTGTCCGTGTTAACATGTTATTTTTGTTCGCTTGAGTTCAATTAACGCGTGCATTAACTCAGAATTGATTATAACAAGATAGGACAAGATCGATTACTAGTGAAGATTACAACATTATGTGAACAAATTAATcttgaacaaaaattaatgaatcagAATAAGAAACTTATACTAATTCGGTATGCggcatatatttttatagttactgTAGCCAATAGTATCGTATTAATACCtcgttataaattaatcatatggttctacataaaattattcaatcggatcaaatttaaataaaccataaattCAAATAAGTATTCGCTTTcagttttggtttatttaataggcGATTTTTTCCgtactggaatttttttataacgctTGGATAAATTGTTATACATAATGGAATGATAAATTATTGCGGTGCATGAAGCAAAAActcaacttaaaattatattggacggagatgataaaattttatatcaatcaCTTCAAATTCTACGACTgtagaataaataacaataataacttagaataataattctgaaactgtagaaataaataattcaaatcgtATTggtgatgataataaaatatttatttaaattaaattatttacaaaaaaaaattaataaataaaaataataaaaaatggcagTTTATGTAtcattcatgaaaaaataaatcagtggTGTATAACGACTGGATGTACTACAGGTACAGCAGCAGCGTGCTTAACGATTACTGGTGCAGAATGTACTACAGGTACGACTGGAGCGTGTTTGACTACAACAGGAGCATGATGAACAACAGGAACAACAGGAGCGTGTTTCACGAAAACTGGAGCAGGATGAACTACAGGGGCGGCATGAACCACTGGAAATACGGGAGCTACTACTCCAGGAGCAGCAACTGTTACAGCTACAATAGCTGTGAAGAAAACCTGAAAAAGATCATAATTATTATgagataaatagaataatttaagaaaaaataaaaacaatagaaaaaaatgaaaaaaataatgagatatgTAAGTTCTCTTTTTCAGCATCAGATGTTCTGCTACAAGCCAtcgctatttttttattaacctagaATAATTCTTACTGATATTAATTTTACTGGTATTttcaatatattgaaaatatatttcagttatgtTTTGCACATCATTATTTGCCTAGCCAATCAATCGCTCGTTTCAGACTTTCCGGCAGAGTTAAAGGATTTCAATTGACATCCAATTTAAAGGTATTCCGCATATCGGTTACAGAGAGATTTAAGCAAACGTCAAATTATTATCTTTCACacttgattaaaatttttcatctttatttatctCAGTAAAAGGgcgatttatgtaataaatagcaACATCTTAACCTCCACAGGGAATGACACCCACCTTGTAATGATCCCGGTCGCACAACACACCCTCTGTTCAgagccctaatgggctttaccagaggtcatcttatAGACCCAATAAATCTAACTACATATTACAtagaatatttgtaattaatcataatatttggaaaaatgcaTGCTTATTTATTTAGGAAGAGAAAGTTGTTATTCCTAGCCGGCTAACATACATATCTAAATCGCTATGCTATTTTTGAATAATAGTATCAGTCGGGTCTCAGACATGAAAATCACTCAGTGGCGgcttgcgtataggcactgtggaactgcagtaccccttatttccacttgacattatcgataacatttaatataatgagtccttttttctttaattctttatttgtacttctacaatacataatccttaagcttaatgtcagtagccaacccccagtttatgaaaaaaaaagatgccAAAAtcgttgtatggaactgtgcgcttcacagttccagcggcgtggtgtttggctgttctgcgcatgcgcacataggaaactgcaCACGAGGTAcaagagagagagcactgtcggtCCCCCCAGTGCCGGCCCTGACGTGCTAGaggaaggaagttttttttttactccgcgtgtgtttggttaagtgtagaattagattattatcctgcttccagctattctatttgtttcttttttttggttcttttattttacagaaaactttaaccatggttgtaataattttagttaaagtaagtaaaatatctttgattttgttcttttaggatttgatcaagtttctgaataaaatttctttctatacatgttatttttccttttacacaattttaaaacaaggCTAAAAATTTTCTGAAGCAGCACCCCTACAAATTTTACCTACGAGCCGGCACTGCAGTCACTTTTAATACTCGTAGTCTTTCATGcttccaccgggttggtctctagtggtgaacgcgtcttcccaaatcagctgaattggaagtcgagagttccagcgttcaagtcctagtaaagtcagttatttttacacgcaggaatactaaatcgtggataccgattctttggattctttggtggttgggtttcaattaaccacacatctcaggaacggtcgaactgagactgtacaagactacacttcatttacactcatacatatcatcttcattcatcctccgaagtaatacctgaacggtaattcccggaggttaagcAGGAAAAAAAGAGCTTTTCATGCTTGCTACGAGCCACTACCTCTAAATTAACAAATAGAGAATGAGAAATAACCTGTAATGATCACATAAACATAAGCCTAgtagttaatataaaaagaacACAGAAtcccatgtaaaaaaaaaaacaaggaataagCTTGACCTGATCTTCTATTAAAgagtaattttatcataaatgatgcAATTAGTAtgctattttgataataaattatgtgTCTCAAaagataacttttaatattttcttaggtAAATTTTAGAAACGGTTTCAGATTTCtagtaatgaaaacaattttaatcagtAACAAAAAATAGCGAGTATCCGGTCAAGAACCCTTATATGATACTCACCTTAGCGTTAAGCAAGCAATCATTTTACAAGAAAtgaggaaataatattttatttgattacattacaaaatttgaagtgctttcaaaaaaaatagttgttcagtattttattgaatagatttatgtaaaataaaaattttacgttttagtaatgatttaatttttttaaattattgtattactttcATAAAGAAAATGTACTTATACAGTTAACAGAAATTAAGATTGgatttatgtgatattttttaagCGTATAGAAAAACAAATGAACTCAAGCTCACTCACACGAAATTTTctaacataaatacatatatttaaagttttgaaatattattagttCTACATACGGGTAGAGGGTTATAAACCTTCAATAATATTAGCTATAACGGCTAGAACGACCGTACGCTGTGGCAGTTCTCCAGTTACGGCAAATCTTTCCTCTCCAGTCTATTATCGAGAATGCAACTCGATCACAGAGATATTACTCAAATTCGATCCGTTCGAGCCGCAAAACTGCTGCGTCACCGAACCAAAGAAAAACTTATTCATGGGAAtcttgtataagttttttttatagctttttataACGATGATATTATTCATTTTCCTAATCCctgcacaaaataatttttatatctatccTTACTCTACTTTGttgaatttacataaatttaattacggTAAAAAAGTACAAAGGACGCTTTATTAAACGCATTTACTAACGAGTTAATCCCTTATTTTATGGAAGATATTCCCTTCGGTTATGAGAAAGAGGAACtatcagtaattttaaattaatgattaattatacaacaaaatgTATGCTGAGatttaaaagtatacaaattaagttaaaatattaatagttaattatataagGTTATTCAACTTCAGTTATAAGCATTATATTTTCAGTGAAGTTAAGATCACTCTGCTATAAgttaatatacttattaaattttttatgctcGCAAAAAATTTCAGCAGATTCTTAAACTATCCTTTAATTTGAccaactgaaaatatttacacgcataatatataatatgagttattcttttttttaaatatttaaacatttctttaagtaaaagtattacattaaagaagtATAAGAGTCAGTACGGTTGAACTAATTAACgccttaatattttaataaatatccgtttatgtttttaaaattacagttaggTTGATTTTTTTATCAGATGTACGTTTCTGTAAAGATTTATTGTTGTACTGTTTCAACAAATAATTAGTTGTTACATAATTGTTTAGTGTTTGGTAAAGTTTCATCGTCAGTGTGTAGACTCgtatttgtataaaatgaaacCTAGATCAATACcgtgcaaaaatttatttaatcaaaactaattaattaattttaaaacgaacGACCgcttttatagaaaatgtttttgtattttattttgttcgatGTACgtaaaattaactcggtcaaattaatataaaactttgtaacgtagtcgttgttattattatataacttagtTTGAAATCGGGGTGAAcgagttataaatttaaagtacaatCCTGCAGTCAATTGCTGACGTAGAATCTattcattgttttctttaaacACATCACATTTCTCTTCTACAGAGCGCTGAACAAATATTGGCACCGCTATACTTCACTGAATCAACATTTCTCGGCAAACATACGGTTGtaaactacataaatataatacGAACCACACAAACCATGTGACTGGTAGGACATAATTAAACCGATGCAATCTGTCCGGTTAGGTGAAAATTAGAATAAACACTATATTATACTTGTTACACAAACAGCTTACTCAAAATCATATcccgtttaataataaatttagtataaccattttatttactttactcgtgttaactttatttaatttttataactgtaatttctcttagttttattttgttaaaatgaaatatagctACTTCGTGGAATAAAAGTACGTCGAATGATTTCAGTATGTACATATTCATACAGAATTGAAATTAACAaacatctaaaaatttaaaaaaaataaaattgtaatattggaTTACAGAAAAgtcaatattttttgtaactgcggtattaaattttcaaaacaaattattggATTAAAgacttgaattttaaatattatttcattagataTAGAACAAATTAGACGGATTTTAGTCTCAGGCGTTTAGAGTTTAATTAACGGTACCATCTTAGAGCTCTTCGATTGAAACTGGACAAAACAAAATATGGCAATATAATCGAGAAAAAACTGTATTGTGAGGTAGTATGATCTCcgtcaaaaattaaacaaagtttaagtaaatattttatctgtaataaaattgacatttttaatacCAGCTGTcagataaatttatgttttcgaaaatataaatttttattttacagtaatgttCGTCTGCTTTActacctttcttttttatttgtaatcaatatttttttgaattaattactaGATCGATAACTCATAATAAGAATTATGCAtttttacaagtgataaaaaataaaaagtaaaaaacacgactgccaaaaaaaaaaaaccatgctcTTTGATATAGGACAATTAAAGAGCATGCAGGtttcaattttgtatatagtatttgtgtatagagtaatttttttaatttatttaaactttaagcctatttatatagcctataacattcccggtaacgtaaggattccaacgcgggatcatacatctaaatcggtcatacaccctaaatacattacactcatttTGGGCAATCGTAAAATAAAGTAGTACATTGTAATGTATTACGTACCTATTatgagaataatatgattttattattaatgtaatgtagaatatttcattttactttctctCTAACTTGGAAAAAGTATCGAATTCCTGAAAGTTTTCTAACcccttattaaattttgtttgcattTGTTTTTAACATACCTAAAAATATTTCGATCATTTTCTCAATAACGCTGATCTACAGATCGActtaaataaagcatttttttaaattatgagaatATTAGACGTTTTCCATAAATATTCGaaaatttggttattaaaaattgttgttaataaaatgcaatttattataagattctaaacaaattaaatttaaaaatatactcaaactgaatgatgaaatgtaaattagattattctaTCTGataaatgcaattaatttacttttcttcttatttagaGAAACataatcaaacaataaattacatacttATCAGAGTTCGTAGacttttagttaatatattagcGGAAAAAAATTGGCACGGTACACGATTAGAATTACgcataattaagtaaaaaaaatgtaatatttaaataatcggAAACTGATGTGATATATCTAATCGTTGCACGCAACTGCATCAAGAGATTATCACAGTTAATCATTTACCGTACCTAAACAATACAAGTATTGGAACTTTTTACCATAGCATCGATTTTATAtgcttaaatatgaaaaataattaaattgaataataaaaatcaatcattaaTATTACATGTTATTGTTACGAGCATTATGATCTGGAGTTACTTTCCACTCTTCAATTACATTCgcagaattattataaaatctgaaatCTATGTATTATGCtgaaaatatattagtattaagAATACGttagtttaaattttgataacaattcttaaaaatatacagttttgttttttatgattaatacgctatttaaataactgattaatGCCATTTACTTAGTGTTATTTTTGATCCCGAAATAagattaatcatattattattgcCACATAATAAGAGTACTTAGTACCTATGAAAATCTGTCgtggagataaaaatttaataaaaaggaaaaagccGGAAAAGTTAACTGGagaaagatttttctatttttttcttaagaattataATGTTTTACTACCGAGAACACTCTATTTAAcgtattaaacttaataaaactaagaaaatattagattcgtaatttaaagaagaaaaattcagaCAGCGAAtatttatgcaaatatatatttatacaaacgtAACATCTATTTGATCGTTTTACTCACCAAGGTGTATGCGGAGAACATTTTGATGGTTCGTTAAGTGTAGTCTGCTTAATAGACGGCTTACTGAAGACGTATGTTGACCGACGTCTGCCGGACCATTCTTATATACTCTAACAGAACTAGCAATGACACTAGTGTCGGTCGGGTTGTCCTTCGTCCTCCGTATTGTAAAGTGAGGTGTCAAACCACCTCTCCTGCCTTGCCCTTGACACTATAGTCTATATCATATTGCGCTATATATTTTCCCTATTCATACCGTTTCATCTGTATTTATTGTAGTTTACCTCCTTTTCCTCCTGCCTTCgttgcaaattaattaattacccaTTAATAATTCACATGACAGCTCGTACTTTATTCCTTGACGAGCAGATTAATCGAATAGTAAAATATACATGATTATTGTTTAACGGATAATTCGATTAGAACATTGAGTATTTTTCCCCTATCCGAGTAAATACTTTCATATCATATAAatgatagtaaatattttactacgATGGTAAATACTTtcattatcgtattttttttttaatttattgagaaattttgAAACAGATACAACtcttttttttccagttattcaGATTGAACGTTAACGAATCggatgttttataatttcattttatagatgggaaattataaaaatcgaCTGTTAGTTGAAGATTCAGAGCATGTACAAGCCCGTTCgattatttttctaacttttgtgAGCGGTAATTAATAGTTTCACGTCATTCTAAGACCTATAATCCCACATCGGCTCAttaatttacgaaaataattcTATGTTTCTGTTCTACAATCGCCGAAGCGGGTTTTTGAGCATTGCTAGTTTTTGCGTCGCTTTTCCCTttcaaataatatagttttattgtCCTTCTTCTACCTActcctgaattatttttatctcttctttGGTAAGAAATAATTACCGTATCTGCTCGATTACTTTCGCTTCAAATGAATACACATTACACGagttccatttttattatttattttagtggaAATTAACACctcattttcaatattatttctcttttaattactctgtccaaaataaaaaatactatcccACCTCAAAAATCATCTCTTAAAAATTAATCACCTACTTCTACTCTGATTTTTTACATGTCCAGAACAGGATTACATACCTTAcaagaaacattaaacattactataatattaattattacttttttcttgatgACCAagcacatatttttaaattctaacgtACATGACGTTCATATTAACGAGttcattacaacaaaataatgagCTCCATTtgagtttaataatttacttgGACTTAAACCTAGGTTTTAAGAAGCTGTCAAAAAATTACAAGCGCATAACTGCTGGAAAAAAAATCggctaaaatagtaaaaataacgaTATTTGGGTCGTATGACATAAAATGTAGGAAATCATTAAACATCTGAATGTTAATTTTGCGTGTTAAatgtcataatttatatattcttagCCAATTCGACATGAGTTACAAAGTTCTTCCGAAAATGATATAGCCATTCTACAAATAACCATCCCGTGCATACGAAAAACGAAAAGTGAAGTCCGTTGCCTTCTTTATTCAAGTAGGGAGCATGTTGATTAAGTGCGACCTTATTATAAGCAAACAGTATTatcgcaaattattttttaataacccaTCGGAAGAGAGCAAGTTAATTCTTCTGATAGTACTTTTGATCGCAAAACCATGAATGTTGGGGAGataatttaaagttgttttaaatgtATTGCGGTTCAAACTGCTaaactattgaaataaaaactaataccgttatttgtttttttaataatagatagcAATCAAATTAcgtaatagataaatatttcatatatatttgtacattacAGATTGAAACTTTGACATAATAGCATCATAAGGtggtacattaaataattattcgaaCCGGAACGGataaattttttgtagatttttttgtagatgggaaattataaaaatcgaCTGTTAGTTGAAGATTCAGAGCATGTACAAGCCCGTTcgattatttttcttacttttgtgAGCTGTAATTAATAGTTTCACGTCATTCTACGACCAATAATCCCACATCGGCTCAttaatttacgaaaataattcTGTGTTTCTGCTCTACAAACTCAAACTGCTCCGaggaagttgttttaatattatattcgtaATTAGATTTTTCCCGGGGGCTTATGTCATGACAATCTGATTTTACTTTGTGCATAAATTCGGTATCTTGGCGGTAGCCACAAATGCAGAAATAtggaaattattctatttatttcgtAAATTCTATATCAGTTATATCATTGTGGGCCTCGAACGTATTATTATatcctataaattaattaaagtaattttactgaattaccaaaaatatatttcactggTAGCGATTTTTGTTATAAGTGACAAAAACTCAATTTAacgtagaataaaaatatattgtaatcgGAATAACGTAacagtatattatatatgttcaaaataaatCGTATAGTAAATAAACCATTTCCCATTAAgagaattttatatacaaattaaacagAACCTAACATTTTCTTTTGTAGTAAATCTAATCGTTATTTTACCAGACTAACTAATCGAAAAGAACATTTTCAAGTTTCTTTGCCaaacaagcattaaaaaatagtacgaaaataaaaattaacgtaataatTTAACGGTAATGCGAAGCTTTACTTATTTACATCTCTTCTTAACTtctctgtaataatgaaaattgttttactatcctcagatttatattcatattcgacaatatgtaaattaaaaaccgAGATTACGTTACTTAGATATTACTAAACAACACTACGTATTATGATCGactcaaaataatttgttagGTTTTCTTCTTAAGAAAGTTCTACAATTTTGAAACCGAACATATGTTGATCACATACACGCCTGTCTGTGTTTCATGTTTCTGTCAAAATAGTCAAAAGAATCTTATAACACTTTTTGAAACTCTGAAGAGTTGAATTTTTTGTTCAACgggaataaataaacaattgacAGTAAAATCGTAGTTAGGACAGGGATTTAACGAGAAAGGCATATGTCTCTATAATGATTTTCCAACTGCccatttatttttaccttttattttctacatttttgtaTTGAATTCGTGAATCAAACAGGTGCAAATCCCATCTGAGTAAAATAATTAAGCGATAGAAAAGAGGACTTTTTCCGTCTTTCCttcaattgatttattaataaaattaattttctcgcataaacataaaaatgacaagaataaaataagttttatcttcatttttaaccGCAACTACGAGATGAGTTATTAAGCTTTTAACTTTTCAGAAAAGTTAATGCGCGACCAGAATATGATCCTGATACCCTAATCACCacattactttaattattcaCTTAAAGCTGAAATTTAAC belongs to Lycorma delicatula isolate Av1 chromosome 1, ASM4794821v1, whole genome shotgun sequence and includes:
- the LOC142334302 gene encoding uncharacterized protein LOC142334302 — encoded protein: MFSAYTLVFFTAIVAVTVAAPGVVAPVFPVVHAAPVVHPAPVFVKHAPVVPVVHHAPVVVKHAPVVPVVHSAPVIVKHAAAVPVVHPVVIHH